TGGTGGGGTCCTCTAGGATCGCTTGAGGACAACCCAGGAGTTAGACGCGAGTCCCAAATGGATAGCAAACAAACACTTATACTGAATTACTCATATAGGTCGCTTTTCTTGCAGGTCAGTGACGTTGCTCTCGTCGGGTGGTAGGGCGACCCCCACTCTTCCCCTACTTGTGTGTATCCAATAGTCCGAACCAAAAAAGGCCCTGCAATATCAATGCCAGCTGGTCCCCATGATGCATAACAACATTAATGTGCGCCATTAAAACATCGGCCAACTTCGATTCGTTTGGTTTGTTGCATTTAATGATGAACTTGTTGAATTGCTTGTTATGCAAAACTTATGATGAAATCGTTTGGCATGCCATATCCACCGTTAATTTGTTGTTAAAGGTTGTAAATGGACCAAGAAATTTAGTTTCAGAAAAAAGGAGGTGGTCAATTTTTTTTTGAAGAGACGAAGCGTGTTAATTTGCGTGCAAGTaaggtactccctccggtcctttttagttcgcatataagatttgtctTTAGTCAAACCTCgtaaactttgaccaagtttatagaaagaAATACAAACATTTAGAATGTGAAATCAACAACATTAGATGTGTATAACTTTACTTTTCATATTGTATAAATTTAGCATTatagatgttaatattttttcatataaatatggtcaaactttacgaagtttgaATTTAGACAATCtttatatgcagagtaaaaaggaccggagggagtactttattttttttaaaacacaATACAAACGTAGACGCTCATATATACGTGCGTACACTCATCTCTATGAACACACATGCACATCCTATCCTTATGAGTACATTCGAAAGACTGAGCCGACATAATATTGTTTTAAGATTGGTGAAGTCACCATAAACACATTGTACAGGACGAGAACGTCTCTTTCTACTGAAAATCCTCAAATAAATTCAGGACACCACCGTCCTTCTAATTATCCCATCATAGGTTGGTTGGCGATAAGGTAGGGTAGTTTATTTTGAAGGAAAAAAGATCACTTTTTCGAGATATACATACGGACGGTTACCTCGGCAGAGTTCTGGAAAAATCGAGAATGCCATCGAGGAACACGAGCtgcggccgccgccgccctgtTGCCCTTCCGGCTTCCCAACCCTAGACTTCCGGCGAGCTCCGGAACTTGCTCCCACGACGGCCAACCCCCGATCCACGAGCCCACGACGAGCGCGATGCCCGCCGGGGGAGGAGAAGCAAGCAATGGCCGCGCGGGGAAGGAGCAGAGCCACCCGCCGGCGATCCGCCGCCGCGACGAGTCCCGTCCTGCGCCGCCGTTCCCCGCCGTAGCTTCGCAGGTCTGCACCAATCAATCTTTCTTTCTTGGGTCCGTTCGTAGGAGAAGAGGAAGCAGAGGAAGCAGAGGcaaccggcggcggcggaggcgagcgTCTCCTCCGAGGGCCCCCTCGCCGAGATCCTGGCGCGGCTGCCCTACCGGTCGCTCTGCCGCTTCCAGTGCGTCTCCAAGCAGTGGGCCGAGCTCTGCTCCGACCTCATCAGAAGCATCAAGACGGCGCCGCAGACCCTCTCCGGATTCTTCCACAACAACTTGGCCGGGAACCTCTGCTTCAGCAATTTGTCCGGCGGACGCCCGCTGGTCGACGCTTCGCTCCCGTTCCTGCGTGAGAGCTACCAAAGATTCAAGCTCCAGCAATGCTCCACCAGCCTCCTCCTCTGCAAGTGCTGGGAATCGGAAGACGACGACGAATTCGACTTTGTCGTGTGCAACCCAATGACCGAGCAGTGGGCCGTGCTGCCTCCTATAAAATGGCAACCGGGCGAAGACGATGAAGGCACCGAATGTTTCGACCTGATGTATCCCTTCCTGGTTTTCGATCCGGCCGCTCCGTCTCGTTTCGTGGTGTTTGCGCCCCTCATGGAGTCGGTCGACATCGTGGCGGTATACTCTCATGAGACCGGACAATGGGCTCCGAGCAGTGGGTGGGAAGACATAGCGTATCCCGCCGTCAATCCGGAATGCGCCGTCCTCCTCAATGGCATGATGCATTTTCTTCATTTGACGGTCGACGAGCCTTTGATAGCCGTGCTGGATATGGAGGGGGAGGTTTCTCGGGAAATTGCTGTCCCAGATGACATGCTAGGAGCCATACCCGGTTATGGTTCGGTGGGGTGCTCTCAGGGACTCTTGCATGCTTGGTATATGGATCCCCATGATTACGAACTCtctgtgtgggtgctcaaggatTATGCTACCGAAGAGTGGACCCTAAAGCACACCGTCGACGTTCCGCCGCTCTTTGGAGAAACGGAATCCGATGAAGAAGAGGATTATCGTCGCCAAGAGGATGGGGCCCATAAGTATGATGTGTTTGCAATTCATCCGGAGCATAATGTTATCTTCCTTACTGACTGGAAGGAGGTAAATCTGTCGTACGATATGGACAGCAGGCAAGTGCATCCCATGTGCACCACTGGAGATTTCCTCGGTGGTCTACCTTTTATTCCCTGCTTTGCGGATTTGGCTCGACCTTTGCAAAAATCACTCTTCTAGTTGGTTCCATGGCACTGGTTTGGATATGGCCTCCTAGCATTCCAAATTATATATGCTCTCCAGATGTTTTGTGGCGTTGAACAATGTTGGTCGCCGGTAGAGATTTTGTAAGCGATAACCGATCCAGTGGGTAATGCTTGCTTAGTTGTATGAATGACTTGGTCACCTAAATTTATTTGCGTTTATGTAGTACTGATTAATGTGGTAACTTGTTATCTGTTCGCGTCGGCTGAATGTGAGCTTCAATTATCACTGTTTAGAATTATTTCCCTTTACTGCTCTTTATTTCCATTTGTGTCAAGCAAATAGATATTCGATATGACCATCTGTCCATCTATGCTGAACATTGATGACAGCCTGTTTTGTAGTAGCAACAGAATTTTGCGGATGATTGGTCTCATTCTATGCTGCATATACAGTGTGTAAAGAGATGCTAGTGTCATTTATGGAACCAATATGGAGCTTTTCTATATATTAAACAGTATGCATCTTACCTGATATAGTGAGCATGattatttctttatttttttcaggGGAGAGAGCAAAATGATTCTGCCCGTAGCTAAAACTATGCACTCTTTAAGTTTGCTGTTTGTCACTAGCTACTAGTGTGTTTCTAATTAATTTCCTGTTTTTGAACCTTTTTTTTGCGTGGATTGAACTTCTGATTGACCAGTTTTTCCTACTTGAATCCTAACCATACTGTTGAACTGCTAGGTTGTTGTCAAACCAATTCTGTTTTTGAAGGTTCTTTAGATTTTGTCCGAAGAAAATAATTTAGTCAAACATAGTCAATTCTGGGTTCCTCGGACAGTAAAATCCCTACTAGTCTTCACTCTCCAGTAGCATATAGCGTCAGCAGTAAACTATTGCGAGCTTGCATGAACAGAAAACCTCAATGTTCGGCGGCTCAGCATATGTATCAATAAAAACATCTTCAGGTAGGGCGCCTAGGTTACTGAACGAAAGGCAAATAGAAGGAACATTGAAGAAAAAGAAGGGGTAATTCAAACGGCACATTCATCATGCAGAATGCTGGGATATATATGGTGTCGTGGTCCATTTGGTATATGGTTTACTAAATATGGTGTCACGCAGATTGCTCAAGTATTTAGTATGGGTAGATTGGGTTCCAAACTAGTACCTGAAAGTCTTGCAGTTATCACATAGTATCTGTTACAAGATCGGCTGGCTCCTCACCCAGGTGGGGACCCACACATGAGACTTGCTGCTCAAAAATAAGATCGTCGAAGAATGTGAGGCTGGGTGTGACATCCCCCGTGCCCCTCTGGAGAGTGCTGACCATTTGATCTTCCACTGTCGGTTTGCCGCCTCCTTCCGGTGGACCGTCGGCGTCCCCGTCCCCGGCCGTGCCACTGTCTGCGAGCACTACCTGGTAGCCGTGTCTGCAGCCGTCGCCCCTGTTGCAGGTTGCAGCCAATGCCTTTGTTCTCCTATGCCGCTGACATATTTGGAAGCACCGGAACCTTGTCGTGTCCGCCTAAGAAAGGACTGCCATGACAGACGCTATCCTTTGGCGGCCATGCCTTCCCTACGCTCACCGTCCGGGGGTGGACGGCTGGCTCTCGTGCCTTCGTGGCGAGACTCCTTAGTTGTTCTCTGTAACTGTTGCTGATCGGTctcaactctctccccctctttaCCTCTGCTGCAAAACTTGTGACATTTCAAAAGAAAGTACAGTAACTGTTAGAATCTTCGATGCTTGAGTTAGTTTCTTGTATGGTGCACTGAGCCTACAGTTCACCAAATGTTTCACTGAACCTAGTTTATCTTGCACAGTCTAGTAAAGTTTGGGGCTGCCATTCACTTGAACATGGTATGACGAAGACAAGGGAAATATGTATCTTCTCTGCAGTATGAGATGCGCTATATTCTTCAACATTCAGAAATACATATTCTCTGTAGTATGAGACGCGCTATATTCTTCAACATTCTCTTATTCTTCAACATTCTCTAGGAGGGTGAGAAACTTTTACAATCTTCTACATCCTCTAGGTGGCGAGGACTTCGGAAGGAATGAAATTGAAAAGACGACGTCATCAGGCATTCAAGCCATAAAGCCGCACATAACGTATTTGATCACATGATTTCGCTGAAAAACAAGTACTTGTTTAGAGACACCAAACAAGATTAATGCAGAAGATCTTGTTGATCTGGAATCAGGGCAGGAAGATGTCACGGCTCAGCGAGAAGAACACATTTGGGATCGAGGTTGCAGAACCAGCACATCACATCTGAGCAGTCCAGCCTCTGTCCTGCAACTGCAAACTGGTGTCATGCCACAGATGACAACATGGAGAGAAAATGCAGCATGAAACCTGGAAGCTCCCTTGTGCTTCCTCTTCTCCACTGCCTTGCAGCACCCGACCAAGTTTCAGTGTTACCGCAACAGGCATGCATTGCTTCGTTGCAAGTTACAGGTTTGTGCATTGTTGAAGTTGAAGCAAAGGAAACATTGAGCTGCTGCTACTCCAGCAATAGGACTGATTGATGACAAACTTACAAAGGCGACGAGAGAGCAGTTAACTAGTAAACAGAATGCCCATTTATTGCAGAAGTAGGGCGAATCGTGTATGGTGATAAGTGATAACTGAACATTGCTTGGTACTCCTGTATCAAAATGTAAGACGAAACCaaaaaaaacgtcttacattttgatacagagggagtacttttGATTGGCCATAAGACGAGAGGGATAAAAAACTCAAGAACTTGAGATTCGAAACACAAGTAACAACAATGTAACAGGGTTTTGATTACATCGAAACTAATTCAACAAGCCGCTGGCAAACTTATCTTAAAAGTTCCTAGGGTCAGCTTATATAGTGCTCAACCATGATAATGGATGTTTCACATGGCGACCTCCCACACAGTCCTCGTACACCAGACAAGCAGCAAAGTGCTCCTTCATAATACATGACATGGATAGATAAACAGAGCAGCATCAAATCATCATTTCTCCTCTAAGTGGTGATTACTTTCAGGATAACAGCGGCGACGTGAATAGGCATAAGAAGCTTGAAAAACCAACTCATGCACTTGTTCCCCTTCTTGAAAAACACAACGCGTGACCTACAGAAAGGAGGAAAAGTGATTATGATCATTTTGGGTTGAGAAATCATGCAACAACAAACTCTAGTTCCATAGCTCATAAATTCATGGTGTTCCTTCACTCGATCAAGTGTAGCTAGATTCTCTTGGTACAACATTTTCGCAAGTTCCCGATCTTCCTGTTGACACCAATTCAGCGATAACACAACGTTAGTTGCGATGGAAAGAACAAGTGAATGAGGAGGCAAACATACTACTAGCGTTATCTTAAAAAAAAAAAAATCTTATCATGCCTATAAATTACACCATGAATGGATATGCTCTAGCAGGTCTGATTTCAGAAATTATATGCAATGCTACAAGGTAAATGGCTGAGAACAAAAGTTGCAGCTTCGCATTATATGCAAAACAACTGATGACT
This Triticum urartu cultivar G1812 unplaced genomic scaffold, Tu2.1 TuUngrouped_contig_4314, whole genome shotgun sequence DNA region includes the following protein-coding sequences:
- the LOC125527646 gene encoding F-box protein At5g65850-like; this translates as MPAGGGEASNGRAGKEQSHPPAIRRRDESRPAPPFPAVASQEKRKQRKQRQPAAAEASVSSEGPLAEILARLPYRSLCRFQCVSKQWAELCSDLIRSIKTAPQTLSGFFHNNLAGNLCFSNLSGGRPLVDASLPFLRESYQRFKLQQCSTSLLLCKCWESEDDDEFDFVVCNPMTEQWAVLPPIKWQPGEDDEGTECFDLMYPFLVFDPAAPSRFVVFAPLMESVDIVAVYSHETGQWAPSSGWEDIAYPAVNPECAVLLNGMMHFLHLTVDEPLIAVLDMEGEVSREIAVPDDMLGAIPGYGSVGCSQGLLHAWYMDPHDYELSVWVLKDYATEEWTLKHTVDVPPLFGETESDEEEDYRRQEDGAHKYDVFAIHPEHNVIFLTDWKEVNLSYDMDSRQVHPMCTTGDFLGGLPFIPCFADLARPLQKSLF